Proteins encoded together in one Epinephelus moara isolate mb chromosome 2, YSFRI_EMoa_1.0, whole genome shotgun sequence window:
- the gmnc gene encoding geminin coiled-coil domain-containing protein 1 has product METLASVWVHDPCDLSDLGEKSSVWESQCVYNSSPPAGLMWSEQLSPHLQRNKQLQDTLLQREEELARLQDENNKLREFLNSSFVRNLEQKAKKLTCDGRRKLKRNLKHIDDGSFQSGSHQLRTSQQVSKRVCRNLTAEFGCESSETSSSSEPNLDLWVLRTLGLKDRDTIDTSNDSSSSSGYSFSSLVYDEAITSSSSSEYTLNSSFSPSVATSTPSSVHSYCQRPTQRADYSYSAAESQEVNCGNAANSPQNCTTSPSQRSDFTATGLTGLYEAPEAVIRSYDTVTAFQSPAPTEELPLTQSPVTAEICSITASSRVQTLEGNPAKHPAYWSPLRSSRTPSQDTIQFSPPGERFHFSPILSSSPAMTQVRTPVCGSSPTSPSVGSQPPATPETPHSRTDLAFSMSLSPSNSVKTHSFPHGQAFVRKDTEGRWKFTWVPKQGP; this is encoded by the exons ATGGAAACCCTGGCCTCCGTTTGGGTCCATGACCCCTGTGACCTCAGCGACCTCGGAGAGAAGTCGTCTGTTTGGG agtcTCAGTGTGTTTACAACAGCTCGCCCCCTGCTGGTCTGATGTGGTCTGAGCAGCTCTCCCCTCACCtccagagaaacaaacag CTTCAGGACACtctgctgcagagagaggaggaactGGCCAGGCTGCAGGACGAGAACAACAAACTCAGAGAGTTCCTCAACTCTTCGTTTGTGAGGAACCTGGAGCAAAAGGCAAAG AAACTGACCTGTGACGGGAGGAGGAAGCTTAAAAGAAACCTGAAGCACATTGATGACGGATCGTTCCAGTCTGGCAGTCATCAGCTCCGAACCTCCCAGCAGGTCAGCAAGAGAGTCTGCAGGAACCTCACTGCCGAGTTCGGCTGCGAGTCCTCCGAgacatcctcctcctcagaaCCCAACCTGGACCTCTGGGTTCTACGAACGTTGGGACTGAAGGACAGAGACACCATCGATACGTCCAAcgactcctcctcctcgtctggATACAGCTTCAGCAGTTTAGTGTATGATGAAGCAATAACGTCTTCCTCATCCTCTGAATACACCCTCaactcctctttcagcccttcaGTCGCCACTTCTACGCCTTCTTCTGTCCACAGCTACTGCCAAAGACCCACACAGCGGGCTGATTATAGCTACAGTGCTGCCGAATCCCAAGAAGTAAACTGTGGTAATGCTGCCAACTCACCTCAGAACTGCACAACATCTCCGAGTCAACGCTCTGACTTCACTGCCACCGGACTGACCGGACTGTACGAAGCTCCTGAAGCGGTGATCAGGAGCTACGACACAGTAACTGCCTTCCAATCTCCAGCACCTACAGAGGAACTACCTTTAACCCAGTCACCAGTCACAGCAGAGATCTGCTCCATCACTGCCTCAAGTCGAGTCCAAACTCTGGAGGGAAACCCAGCGAAACATCCGGCTTACTGGTCTCCACTGAGAAGCAGCCGGACACCATCACAGGACACGATCCAGTTCAGTCCACCAGGGGAAAGATTCCATTTCTCTCCCATCTTGTCTTCAAGTCCTGCCATGACCCAGGTGCGGACACCTGTCTGCGGCAGCAGCCCAACGAGTCCGTCAGTAGGATCTCAGCCTCCTGCCACACCTGAGACGCCTCACAGCCGGACAGATTTGGCGTTCAGTATGTCCCTCAGCCCGTCCAACAGTGTCAAGACCCACAGCTTCCCTCATGGACAAGCCTTTGTCAGAAAGGACACTGAAGGAAGGTGGAAGTTCACCTGGGTGCCCAAACAAGGACCATAG